The Streptomyces laurentii region GCAGCAGGGTGCGGCGGTACGGGGTCGGCAGCGCCTGCAGCGCGGCGAGCAGCTCGCGCCGGGCGGGGTCGGCGGGCGGGGCGTCGGCGCGCCGGTGGCGGCTCTGGAAGCGGTGCCAGGGCGACAGCGCGTAGTCGTGGGCCGCCGCGCGCACCCAGCCCGCCGGGTCGCGGTCGCGGGCGACCTCGGGCCAGTGCTGCCAGGCGTGCCGGAAGGCCCACGCGACGGACTCACGGGCCAGCCGGCGGCGGCCGGTGAGCAGGTAGGTCTGGTGGAGGAGGCCGGGCATGACGCACGCGTAGAGCGCGTCGAACGCCTCGTGCGGGGTCAGGCCGACGGCCGGGGTGGGCGGGGCGGCTGGAACGGGCGGGACCGGGGCCGTCTCCGGGGCCTCCGGTTCCGGTTCCGGTTCCGGTTCCGGATCCGGTTTCGATTTCAGCCGTTCCCCGGGGGCGTCGGCGGTGGCCTCGGAGGTCAGCCAGGCGGGCCGTTCCGCACCGGGCGCGGCCGGTTCCTCGTACACGCCGAGCAGCCGCGCGTACGCCTCCTGCCGCTCCCGCCCCTTGGGCGAGGCCCGGCCGGTCTCCCAGGTTCTGATGGTGGCCCGGGTGACGCCGAGGGCCTGGGCGACCTGCTCCTCGCTCAGCGCGAGCGCTTCTCGCAGCCGGCGCCGCTCCTTGGGGGAGGGGAGCGCGACGGGCGGAGGGGTCGGGTTCATCGGCTACCTCCCGCGGGTGCGGCCCTGAGCGGAAAAGTACATAAACGTATTTTGATCGACACCCCCTGTATTCGCCCGTTACGCGGGCAAAGCAGCGTGTCGCTGGCAGCATGACCCCCGTGACCCACCTGACCGCCCCGCGCCCGTCCCCCGTTCCGCCCCCGGCGCCCGACGACGTCCCCGTCCAGGGCCGCAGATCCGCCGCGCTGGCCACCGCTTTCGTACGGGGCGGGGTCGCGGCCTGTCTCGGCATCGGCGCGCTCGCCGTTCTCGTGACCGCGGTCTGGATCTCCTCGCCGTACCCCGACGGCGGCGCCGACAGCGCCCTGCACACCTCCGCCGGACTGTGGCTGCTCGCCCACGGCGCCGATCTGATCCGTACGGACACCGTCTCCGGCGTGCCCGCGCCGCTCGGCGTCACCCCGCTGCTGCTCTGCGTCCTGCCGATGTATCTCGCGCACCGGGCCGCCCGGGACACCCTCGACCCCGGCGACACCCGGCCCGTCCCCTCGCCGGCCGGCGCCGTCGCCGCCGTCACCGGGGGATATCTGCTGGTCGCGGCGGTGGTGGTGATCTACACGGAGGCCGGCGCGTTCCCCGCCGACCTGGTCAGCGCGGGCTGCTGGACGCCCGTCACGGTGTTCACCGCGGCCTGCGTGGGCGCCTGGTCGGCGCACGGCCGCCCGCTGCCCGGGCGGGGCACCGCGGCCGACGCGCTGGGCGCCGCCGGGCACGCGCTCGCCGCCCTGCTCGGCGCGGGCGGGCTGCTCGTCGTGGGCGCGCTGCTGTGGCACGTCGGCGCCGTACAGATGTCGCTCGGCGCGCTCGCGGGGGAGTGGTCGGGGCGGCTCGCCGTCACCCTGCTCGCGCTCGTGCTGCTGCCGAACGCCGTCGTGTGGGGCGTGGCGTACGGTCTCGGCCCCGGGTTCGTCCTCGGCACCGGCGCCCTCGTCGGCCCGTTCGGCCCGCTCGGGCACACCGCCACCCCCGCCCGGCCCGACTTCCCGCTGCTCGCCGCGCTGCCCGGCCCCGGCCCCGCCGGCTGGGCGCACTGGGCGGCCGGCGCCGTCCCGGTGCTCGCGGGGCTGGCCCTCGGCCGCCGGGCGGGCCGGTCCGCGCACGACCGGCCGGCCCGGCACGCGGCCCTCGCCGCCCTCGGGGCGGCCGGGTTCTGCGGGGTGGCCGTCGCGCTCCTCACGGCGCTCGCGGGCGGCCCGCTCGGCGCGGGCCGGCTCGCCGCCTTCGGTCCGGTGTGGTGGCAGACCGGCCCGGCCGCCGCGCTGTGGTGCGCGGTGCTCGGGGTGCCGACGGCGCTGGTGGTACGGGCCTGGGGCCGCTGGTCGGCCCGCCGCGCGACGGCGGCACGGGCGGTGGCGGCACGGGTGATGGCCGCGCCCGTACCGGCGCCCGCCGGGAAGCCGGGGGTGGGGAAGCCGGAAGCGGGTAAGCGGGGAGCCGGGAAGCCGGACGCCGAGCAGCGGAGCGTTCGGACCAGGAGCGCGCGGGCCTGGGACGTGCGGACGTGGGGCGTACGGGACCGGGGCGCGCGAGCCTGGGGCCGGCTGGTCCGGCGCGGCGGTCCGCCGGGGCCGCCGTCGGCCGCTCCCACGCCGGGCGCGCGACCCGCACCCCTCCCCGTACCG contains the following coding sequences:
- a CDS encoding RNA polymerase sigma factor, sigma-70 family (identified by MetaGeneAnnotator; putative;~sequence version:1) produces the protein MNPTPPPVALPSPKERRRLREALALSEEQVAQALGVTRATIRTWETGRASPKGRERQEAYARLLGVYEEPAAPGAERPAWLTSEATADAPGERLKSKPDPEPEPEPEPEAPETAPVPPVPAAPPTPAVGLTPHEAFDALYACVMPGLLHQTYLLTGRRRLARESVAWAFRHAWQHWPEVARDRDPAGWVRAAAHDYALSPWHRFQSRHRRADAPPADPARRELLAALQALPTPYRRTLLLYDGLGLGLPETAAETEASTPAAGNRLLHARTVIGRRIPGLADPEDLRQQLSTLVTDVPETAKTAEGSEEAKEAEEAEAAKDIARSVRTGTERGVRRTTRVVIGVTASLIAVTAFTAVTAPDRYIPVIAPGEAVEGVPVLGGPQKLGPQDLRLRDKLRKAPNPGPERLVPQAE
- a CDS encoding integral membrane protein (identified by MetaGeneAnnotator; putative;~integral membrane protein [Streptomyces venezuelae ATCC10712]) produces the protein MTPVTHLTAPRPSPVPPPAPDDVPVQGRRSAALATAFVRGGVAACLGIGALAVLVTAVWISSPYPDGGADSALHTSAGLWLLAHGADLIRTDTVSGVPAPLGVTPLLLCVLPMYLAHRAARDTLDPGDTRPVPSPAGAVAAVTGGYLLVAAVVVIYTEAGAFPADLVSAGCWTPVTVFTAACVGAWSAHGRPLPGRGTAADALGAAGHALAALLGAGGLLVVGALLWHVGAVQMSLGALAGEWSGRLAVTLLALVLLPNAVVWGVAYGLGPGFVLGTGALVGPFGPLGHTATPARPDFPLLAALPGPGPAGWAHWAAGAVPVLAGLALGRRAGRSAHDRPARHAALAALGAAGFCGVAVALLTALAGGPLGAGRLAAFGPVWWQTGPAAALWCAVLGVPTALVVRAWGRWSARRATAARAVAARVMAAPVPAPAGKPGVGKPEAGKRGAGKPDAEQRSVRTRSARAWDVRTWGVRDRGARAWGRLVRRGGPPGPPSAAPTPGARPAPLPVPAPSPVHGGASAGALARLDALEALDALEGLDDDTGEDGYGVMPAAWEPPKPG